One window of the Hippoglossus hippoglossus isolate fHipHip1 chromosome 9, fHipHip1.pri, whole genome shotgun sequence genome contains the following:
- the nkx3-1 gene encoding homeobox protein koza, translating into MDMSDTVKPRTSFLIEDILSVKDSTSFNGKSSYQKMERCSQWEEEESEKLTEKLYAQETVSGEQSGSLDTSCPITPESSSLSSTGKQRRSRAAFTHLQVLELEKKFNHQKYLSAPERAHLANALRLTETQVKIWFQNRRYKTKRKQQMSEFSKDVYKAEGLQGLREDLVRSSLITSFCKAYQYRPYLWDYGGPWGPTLW; encoded by the exons ATGGACATGTCTGATACAGTTAAACCTCGGACTTCCTTCCTCATAGAGGACATCCTGTCCGTTAAGGACAGCACCAGCTTTAATGGCAAATCCAGTTATCAGAAGATGGAGAGATGTTcacagtgggaggaggaagagtctgAAAAGTTGACAGAGAAACTTTATGCTCAGGAGACAGTGTCTGGAGAACAGTCAG GGTCTCTGGACACCTCCTGTCCCATCACCCCTGAGTCCAGCAGTTTGTCCTCCACAGGGAAACAGAGACGCTCCCGAGCTGCGTTCACACACCTCCAAGTCCTGGAACTGGAGAAGAAATTTAACCACCAGAAATACCTGTCAGCCCCAGAGCGGGCTCACCTGGCCAACGCCCTGAGACTGACTGAGACCCAGGTGAAAATCTGGTTTCAGAACCGGAGGTACAAAACTAAACGAAAGCAGCAGATGTCAGAGTTCAGTAAGGACGTGTACAAAGCCGAGGGACTGCAGGGCCTGAGAGAGGATTTAGTGCGGTCGTCTCTGATCACCTCTTTCTGCAAAGCTTACCAGTACAGACCGTACCTGTGGGACTACGGTGGCCCCTGGGGACCAACATTATGGTGA
- the nkx2.7 gene encoding NK2 transcription factor related 7: MHPSSTSTSTPFSVKDILRLEQHRDFENEFLVTDQVVPMQHQQQQQQHQQQQHQQLMLAASRSRDFYDSRSEPCVPGTQEKLDAHNSAAEEEINEQDTSGLDSSPGCDLSAEQQRRSRLRRKPRVLFSQPQVSELERRFRQQRYLSAPEREQLARILKLTSTQVKIWFQNRRYKCKRQRQDKSLELAGYPPAPRRVAVPVLVRDGKLCGAGSLSSPYNVTVGHYNPVFANSSVYGCGYHSVSPAANMGAVHMSNNQLVDLTGAGEGPFSHGHFQASLQGLIGW, encoded by the exons ATGCATCCCAGTTCAACCTCGACCTCGACGCCCTTTTCCGTCAAGGATATTCTGAGGCTGGAGCAGCACAGGGACTTTGAGAACGAATTTCTGGTGACGGACCAAGTTGTTCCAAtgcaacatcagcagcagcagcagcagcatcagcagcagcagcatcagcagctcaTGCTCGCTGCTTCCAGGAGCAGGGACTTTTATGACAGCCGGTCCGAGCCGTGTGTCCCCGGGACGCAGGAGAAGCTCGACGCGCACAACtcggcagcagaggaggagataaaTGAGCAGG ACACGAGCGGTCTGGACAGTTCTCCCGGCTGCGACCTGAGCGCGGAGCAGCAGCGCAGATCCCGGCTGCGCAGGAAGCCGCGGGTCCTCTTCTCCCAGCCGCAGGTGTCCGAGCTGGAGAGGCGCTTCAGGCAGCAGCGCTACCTGTCCGCCCcggagagagagcagctggcCCGCATCCTCAAGCTCACCTCCACCCAGGTGAAgatctggttccagaaccgCAGGTACAAGTGTAAGCGTCAGAGGCAGGACAAGTCCCTGGAGCTGGCGGGTTATCCACCTGCGCCCAGGAGGGTGGCGGTGCCGGTGCTGGTGCGGGACGGGAAACTCTGCGGCGCCGGCTCGCTCTCGTCCCCCTACAATGTGACGGTGGGACATTATAACCCAGTGTTTGCCAACAGCAGCGTGTACGGCTGCGGTTATCACAGCGTGTCTCCTGCGGCCAACATGGGCGCTGTGCACATGTCCAACAACCAGCTGGTGGATCTAACAGGAGCCGGCGAGGGGCCCTTCAGCCACGGACACTTCCAGGCTTCTTTACAGGGACTGATAGGCTGGTGA